The Oxalobacteraceae bacterium OTU3CINTB1 genome includes a window with the following:
- a CDS encoding histidine kinase, which produces MKIAIDFARRIATFAPTWPRRVLVSGALVLSQAAVAAVPALVNYAHTAWNGHRGAPADVLQFTQTLDGWLWISSPNGLFRFDGVDFERMDRVQGHPVHTNNTLGLLTTRDGRLWVGGRFGGISVFGANGARLYTEADGLPPGAIFTMTEGPDGSVWAATRTGLAHLAPGATRFRRIGAPEGLPEKHARQVLYGRDGRQWVSVEGGIYYRDPGQTRYRRAWPHIDLMAMAEAPDGTLWGSDGVDKHYRVLSAPPPGKPAPRAELGGNGALFDRDGNMWILKVNALERRQAPYVGKGADARQMTRANGMSGPLPQTAFEDREGNLWIGTSAGLDRLRRTRLRAVPVATAFDRPGVIADKGGSVIIGDWRHPPRRYDAAGPREQVGRFWLSGAYRAPDGGLWLANDVERWHRDASGVLTRLPYPAHLAGHDAQAMTIDARGRMWISLSRQGLFSIDGGTWRKDDGLSGLPGELALALATDGGGRVWASYLQNRIAVIDGQRTRVFGAADGLRLGNVQSLLVDGARVWAGGQNGLAWYDGQRWHGATPAGGRQLRGISGMVRTADGELWLYGSEGISRVAAGDVARLLREPDWPLPYERFDALDGLVGGAEQLRPLPSMAQGSDGRLWFATASEVASLDPAAIARNPLAPPVQVLSLRSGDLSYPVTPSLHDVRLPTGRRDLRIAYTALALALPERVRFRYKLEGYDTDWQEAGMRREAVYTNLGPGGYRFRVIAANEDGVWNETGATLALTLPPRFVETDWFKVLMVLLAALLLGGLYRLRVRHLTARMRDRMQQRLAERERIARGLHDTVLQSVQGLIMLFHQQARSLPISAEERGKLEQTLDLADALMAEGRDCIADLRTAGERGELGQVLAQYGHVLLQQRFSATIHGTPRALCPRLRDEVQAIAREALFNASRHAQANKVQLVVDYRADGLSVLVRDDGCGMSEAMSCGTGRPQHYGIVGMGERARSVGARYKLVSAPGEGTVMHLDIPAEYAYAGGRSAALFARLRQRRRPQAKAA; this is translated from the coding sequence TTGAAGATCGCGATCGATTTCGCGCGTCGCATAGCGACCTTTGCCCCGACCTGGCCGCGCCGCGTGCTGGTGTCGGGTGCGCTCGTGCTGTCGCAGGCGGCCGTCGCCGCTGTGCCGGCGCTGGTCAATTACGCCCATACCGCCTGGAATGGACATCGCGGCGCGCCCGCCGACGTGCTGCAGTTCACGCAAACCCTGGACGGCTGGCTGTGGATCAGTTCGCCCAACGGGCTGTTCCGCTTCGACGGGGTCGATTTCGAGCGCATGGACCGCGTGCAAGGCCACCCCGTACACACCAACAACACGCTCGGATTGCTGACCACGCGCGACGGCCGACTGTGGGTGGGCGGGCGCTTCGGCGGCATCAGCGTGTTCGGGGCCAATGGCGCGCGCCTGTACACCGAGGCGGACGGCTTGCCGCCGGGCGCGATCTTCACCATGACGGAAGGGCCCGACGGCAGCGTGTGGGCCGCGACCAGGACCGGCCTGGCGCATCTGGCGCCCGGCGCGACGCGTTTTCGCCGGATCGGCGCACCGGAGGGACTGCCGGAAAAACACGCCCGGCAAGTCTTGTATGGCCGCGACGGCCGCCAGTGGGTCTCGGTCGAGGGCGGGATTTACTACCGCGATCCGGGCCAGACGCGCTACCGGCGCGCCTGGCCGCATATCGACCTGATGGCGATGGCCGAGGCGCCGGACGGCACCTTGTGGGGCTCGGACGGCGTCGACAAGCACTACCGCGTGTTGTCCGCGCCGCCGCCGGGCAAGCCGGCGCCGCGCGCGGAACTGGGCGGCAACGGCGCGCTGTTCGACCGCGACGGCAATATGTGGATACTGAAGGTGAACGCGCTCGAACGCCGCCAGGCCCCTTACGTTGGCAAGGGCGCCGACGCGCGCCAGATGACCCGGGCCAACGGCATGAGCGGCCCGCTGCCGCAAACGGCGTTCGAGGACCGCGAGGGCAATCTGTGGATCGGCACCTCCGCCGGGCTGGACCGCTTGCGGCGCACCCGCTTGCGCGCCGTGCCGGTGGCCACCGCGTTCGACCGCCCCGGCGTGATCGCCGACAAGGGGGGCAGTGTCATCATCGGCGACTGGCGCCATCCGCCGCGCCGCTACGACGCCGCCGGTCCCCGCGAGCAGGTGGGGCGGTTCTGGCTCAGCGGCGCCTATCGCGCCCCCGACGGTGGCCTGTGGCTGGCCAACGACGTCGAACGCTGGCACCGCGACGCCTCCGGGGTGCTCACGCGGCTGCCGTATCCGGCGCATCTGGCCGGCCACGACGCCCAGGCGATGACGATCGACGCCCGGGGCCGCATGTGGATCTCGCTGTCGCGCCAGGGCTTGTTCAGCATCGACGGCGGGACCTGGCGCAAGGACGACGGCCTGTCCGGCCTGCCGGGCGAGCTGGCGCTGGCGCTGGCGACCGACGGTGGCGGACGCGTATGGGCAAGCTACCTGCAGAACCGGATCGCGGTGATCGACGGCCAACGGACGCGGGTGTTCGGCGCGGCGGACGGCCTCCGGCTGGGCAATGTTCAATCGCTGCTGGTGGACGGCGCGCGCGTCTGGGCCGGCGGCCAGAACGGGCTGGCGTGGTACGACGGCCAGCGCTGGCATGGCGCGACGCCGGCCGGCGGGCGCCAATTGCGCGGCATCTCAGGCATGGTGCGCACCGCCGACGGCGAGCTGTGGCTGTACGGTTCCGAGGGCATCAGCCGCGTCGCCGCCGGCGATGTCGCGCGCCTGCTGCGCGAGCCGGACTGGCCGCTGCCTTACGAGCGCTTCGACGCGCTCGACGGCCTGGTCGGCGGCGCCGAGCAGTTGCGCCCCTTGCCGTCGATGGCGCAAGGCAGCGACGGCCGGCTGTGGTTCGCCACCGCCAGCGAGGTGGCCAGCCTCGATCCCGCCGCCATCGCGCGCAATCCGCTGGCGCCGCCGGTGCAGGTGCTGTCGTTGCGCTCGGGCGACCTGAGTTATCCCGTCACCCCGTCCCTGCATGATGTGCGGCTGCCGACCGGACGGCGCGACCTGCGCATCGCCTACACGGCGCTGGCGCTGGCGCTGCCCGAGCGGGTGCGCTTCCGCTACAAGCTTGAAGGCTACGATACGGACTGGCAGGAAGCCGGCATGCGCCGCGAAGCGGTCTACACCAACCTCGGCCCGGGCGGCTACCGCTTCCGCGTGATCGCCGCCAACGAGGATGGCGTGTGGAACGAGACCGGCGCGACGCTGGCGCTGACGTTGCCGCCGCGCTTCGTCGAGACCGACTGGTTCAAGGTGCTGATGGTGCTGCTGGCGGCGCTGTTGCTGGGCGGCTTGTACCGGCTGCGCGTGCGGCATCTGACCGCGCGAATGCGCGACCGCATGCAGCAGCGCCTGGCCGAGCGCGAGCGCATCGCGCGCGGCCTGCACGACACCGTGCTGCAAAGCGTGCAGGGCTTGATCATGCTGTTCCACCAGCAGGCGCGCAGCCTGCCGATCAGCGCCGAGGAGCGCGGCAAGCTCGAACAAACCCTGGACCTGGCCGACGCATTAATGGCCGAAGGGCGCGACTGTATCGCCGACCTGCGCACCGCCGGCGAACGCGGCGAGCTGGGCCAGGTGCTGGCGCAATATGGCCACGTGCTGCTGCAGCAGCGTTTCAGCGCGACCATCCACGGCACGCCGCGCGCGCTCTGTCCACGGCTGCGCGACGAGGTGCAGGCGATTGCGCGCGAAGCCTTGTTCAACGCGTCGCGCCACGCCCAGGCCAACAAGGTGCAGCTGGTCGTCGACTACCGTGCCGACGGCCTGTCGGTGCTGGTGCGCGACGATGGTTGCGGCATGTCGGAGGCCATGTCGTGCGGAACGGGCCGGCCCCAACACTACGGCATCGTCGGCATGGGCGAGCGCGCCAGGAGTGTCGGCGCGCGCTACAAGCTGGTCTCGGCGCCGGGCGAGGGCACCGTCATGCACCTGGACATCCCGGCCGAATACGCTTACGCCGGCGGCCGCTCGGCGGCCCTGTTCGCCCGCTTGCGGCAGCGCCGCCGCCCCCAGGCGAAGGCCGCTTAG
- a CDS encoding alpha/beta hydrolase, with amino-acid sequence MTNHTNPDQRRRNVLMSAATAAAAAGTAAAGVSLNASAATPSTPQTRKVSTLTTRDGVELYYKDWGPKNGQPVVFSHGWPLNSDSWESQMIFLADRGYRCIAHDRRGHGRSSQPWDGNDMDHYADDLAQVIEALDLKNAVLVGFSTGGGEVARYVGRHGTKRVAGLALVSAVPPLMLKKADYPGGLPIEVFDGIRAGSTANRAQLYIDIASGPFFGFNRPGAKVSQGLINSWTAQGMQAGHKNTYDSIKAFSETDFRDDLKKFDKPTLIIHGDDDQIVPIDASGKAAAAIVKHAKLLVYPGAPHGLTDTHKDRVNNDLLAFIKG; translated from the coding sequence ATGACCAACCACACCAATCCCGACCAGCGCCGCCGCAATGTGCTGATGAGCGCAGCCACCGCCGCCGCCGCCGCCGGCACCGCCGCCGCCGGCGTCTCGCTCAACGCCTCGGCCGCCACGCCATCGACACCGCAGACCCGCAAAGTCTCGACGCTGACCACCCGCGATGGCGTCGAGCTGTACTACAAGGATTGGGGGCCGAAGAATGGCCAGCCGGTCGTCTTCAGCCACGGTTGGCCGCTCAATTCGGACAGCTGGGAATCGCAAATGATCTTCCTGGCCGACCGCGGCTACCGCTGCATCGCGCACGACCGCCGTGGCCACGGCCGCTCGAGCCAGCCTTGGGACGGCAACGACATGGACCACTACGCCGACGACCTGGCCCAGGTGATCGAGGCGCTGGACCTGAAGAACGCGGTGCTGGTGGGCTTTTCCACCGGCGGCGGCGAGGTGGCGCGCTACGTCGGCCGCCACGGCACCAAACGCGTCGCCGGCCTGGCGCTGGTGTCGGCGGTGCCGCCGCTGATGCTCAAGAAGGCCGATTATCCGGGCGGCCTGCCGATCGAAGTGTTCGACGGCATCCGCGCCGGCTCGACCGCCAACCGCGCCCAGCTGTATATCGACATCGCCTCGGGCCCGTTCTTCGGCTTCAACCGTCCGGGCGCCAAGGTATCGCAAGGGTTGATCAATTCGTGGACGGCGCAGGGCATGCAGGCCGGCCACAAGAACACCTACGACTCGATCAAGGCGTTCTCGGAGACCGACTTCCGTGACGACCTGAAAAAGTTCGACAAGCCGACCCTGATCATCCACGGCGACGACGACCAGATCGTGCCGATCGACGCCTCCGGCAAAGCCGCCGCCGCGATCGTCAAGCACGCCAAGCTGCTGGTGTATCCGGGCGCGCCGCACGGCCTGACCGATACCCACAAGGACCGCGTCAACAACGACCTGCTGGCCTTCATCAAGGGCTAA
- a CDS encoding ThiF family adenylyltransferase: MSAGNASEDVVNACLEAVRQAGVDRGLQLEVLETTAEHRINVVVQGASQRWNLVIECLSASLTRLPYVRLKPTGRLHPHVGYYGSVCVSDHQGLSLDPDRNVEIVAYTFLAAFDLLEKWDADKAEGAAEFFNEVEGYWNAMPGSIRASSAFDADGRDRLVTTYLKFKDKAPQRFFTERDVPPHKTFDVKGAASQNALYIHLDTLPAPPVFPETLTADYVASIRDSMSESQLVLWGRLVRPSLNKNHPKQAVLLVSIPRQAGGVSVVGFEFRTRNGDIDLKEPVTPLTTRRLTPAYMRERGGASAAMYSKHVVVIGCGAIGAVVADALAATGVGRLTLVDSDDFSEDNVFRYILDPFWIDSSKVFGLKYQLETHYPGIKVIARATSGQEWLRRANLDEVDAVVFALGLPTLEQSFARALRMSKRQLPMLFTWLEPLDLGGHSVLTWTQGEGCLDCLYRDDEGESSLQSRIAFLAPNQSVSKTITGCGGNFVPYGALQSRRTALMAAEHILSALSGKTGPSYHYWAGEGNAAAEHNLKTTPWWNEARSKMPSEEQSKRAFGRPCKKCKTDK; the protein is encoded by the coding sequence ATGAGCGCTGGTAACGCCAGCGAGGATGTGGTGAATGCCTGCCTCGAGGCGGTCCGTCAGGCCGGTGTCGACCGTGGCCTCCAGCTTGAAGTCCTGGAGACCACGGCGGAACATCGCATTAACGTAGTCGTTCAGGGCGCGTCCCAGCGCTGGAACCTAGTAATCGAATGCCTTAGCGCTTCGCTTACGCGACTGCCTTATGTGAGATTGAAGCCCACCGGTCGGCTCCACCCGCACGTGGGCTACTACGGAAGTGTCTGCGTTAGCGACCACCAGGGCCTGTCCCTCGACCCGGACCGCAACGTGGAAATCGTCGCTTATACATTTCTTGCCGCCTTCGACTTGCTCGAAAAGTGGGATGCAGACAAGGCAGAGGGCGCAGCGGAGTTCTTCAATGAAGTGGAGGGCTACTGGAATGCTATGCCAGGTTCGATTCGCGCATCGAGCGCCTTCGATGCAGATGGACGTGACCGCCTTGTCACGACGTATCTTAAATTCAAGGACAAGGCGCCCCAGCGGTTTTTCACCGAGCGCGATGTCCCGCCACATAAAACGTTCGATGTAAAGGGGGCGGCTTCCCAGAACGCGCTGTACATCCATTTGGATACGTTGCCTGCGCCTCCGGTGTTTCCCGAAACGCTTACCGCTGACTACGTAGCGTCAATTCGCGACAGTATGTCGGAAAGCCAGCTTGTGCTCTGGGGGCGGTTGGTTCGACCATCCTTGAACAAGAATCATCCGAAGCAAGCGGTGCTTCTCGTGTCCATTCCGCGCCAGGCCGGCGGTGTATCTGTGGTCGGCTTCGAATTTCGGACACGAAACGGCGACATCGACCTCAAGGAGCCCGTGACGCCACTAACGACGCGACGCCTTACCCCAGCGTATATGCGGGAACGGGGCGGCGCATCCGCGGCTATGTACTCAAAACATGTTGTCGTCATCGGGTGCGGCGCCATTGGCGCGGTGGTCGCTGACGCACTCGCAGCGACCGGGGTGGGTCGGCTCACACTTGTCGATAGCGATGATTTCTCTGAGGACAACGTGTTTCGCTACATCCTGGACCCGTTTTGGATTGATTCGTCGAAGGTCTTCGGCCTGAAGTATCAGCTCGAGACACATTACCCTGGAATCAAAGTCATTGCGCGAGCCACCAGCGGACAGGAGTGGCTTCGTAGGGCAAATCTGGATGAAGTTGATGCAGTCGTTTTTGCGCTCGGGTTGCCGACGCTTGAGCAGAGCTTTGCACGCGCACTGCGTATGTCAAAAAGGCAGTTACCGATGCTCTTTACGTGGTTGGAACCCCTTGACCTCGGCGGGCACTCTGTGCTGACCTGGACGCAAGGTGAAGGCTGCCTCGACTGCCTCTATCGAGACGACGAAGGTGAATCGAGCCTGCAGTCCCGCATCGCATTTCTCGCCCCCAATCAGTCGGTGTCGAAGACGATTACGGGGTGCGGAGGCAACTTCGTACCGTACGGCGCACTGCAGTCCCGGCGTACGGCGCTGATGGCCGCAGAACATATCCTGTCGGCGCTGTCGGGAAAAACCGGGCCGTCGTACCACTACTGGGCTGGCGAAGGAAACGCGGCAGCCGAACACAATTTAAAAACGACACCGTGGTGGAATGAGGCGCGGTCGAAGATGCCGAGCGAAGAACAATCGAAGCGTGCATTCGGTCGCCCCTGTAAGAAGTGCAAGACGGACAAATGA
- a CDS encoding nucleotidyltransferase codes for MPAVQKHFDDFHSKIKLDDDDEKAKLRDKRDTILRALDANLPEDVPKYDNFHQGSYSMHTGVVPLDGNYDIDVGLIFDCKKDKYPDPVALKKIIRDALDTHGRNVNIRRPCVTVNYMRGDVISYHVDLAVYTKRDDEFLDLAKGKENSETNKRVWETSDPKQLTKIICTAFSETNELAQYRRCIRYLKRWRQVQFASGAPLSIALTVAAQKWFKPHFETSGKAGDLQAMLNWVNAILAQFQWTSTDGSFYQRLAVTLPVTPYCDLMEWMTEGQMSTVKSKFEVLRDALKDAYDEELPEDACKVLKKQFGDDFVVPEKAATARKVGAPVIGTGNSA; via the coding sequence ATGCCCGCGGTCCAAAAACACTTCGACGATTTTCATTCCAAAATCAAACTCGACGACGATGACGAAAAAGCAAAATTGCGCGACAAGCGTGATACTATTTTGAGAGCTCTCGACGCGAATTTGCCCGAAGACGTTCCGAAGTACGATAACTTCCATCAAGGCAGCTATTCCATGCACACCGGCGTGGTCCCCTTGGATGGGAACTACGATATTGACGTTGGTCTCATCTTTGATTGCAAAAAAGACAAATATCCTGACCCCGTCGCTCTCAAAAAAATAATTCGCGATGCCCTGGATACTCATGGCCGTAATGTAAACATCCGCCGTCCATGTGTGACGGTGAACTACATGCGGGGCGACGTGATTTCGTATCACGTTGACCTGGCGGTCTATACGAAGCGTGACGACGAGTTTCTCGACCTTGCCAAAGGCAAAGAAAATTCAGAGACAAACAAGCGTGTCTGGGAAACGTCAGACCCCAAGCAACTCACGAAGATAATCTGCACCGCATTTTCGGAAACTAACGAACTCGCCCAATACCGTCGCTGCATCCGGTACCTCAAGCGGTGGCGTCAAGTGCAGTTTGCGTCTGGCGCTCCGCTGAGCATTGCGCTCACCGTTGCAGCGCAAAAGTGGTTCAAACCCCACTTTGAGACGTCAGGGAAGGCTGGCGACCTTCAAGCGATGCTCAACTGGGTGAATGCAATTCTTGCCCAGTTTCAGTGGACTAGCACCGACGGCAGTTTTTATCAGCGGCTTGCAGTCACGCTCCCGGTCACCCCTTACTGTGACTTGATGGAATGGATGACTGAGGGGCAGATGAGTACGGTTAAATCCAAGTTCGAGGTACTTCGCGACGCTCTCAAGGATGCCTACGACGAGGAATTGCCAGAGGACGCATGTAAAGTGCTGAAGAAGCAGTTTGGGGACGACTTCGTTGTCCCAGAAAAGGCGGCCACTGCCCGCAAGGTAGGGGCGCCGGTCATTGGCACGGGTAACTCCGCCTGA
- a CDS encoding protein kinase yields MALISKTRAELAKVSVGVELGEQLGVGGNGVVYAGVHPTLGEVAVKFLLNDNKKRYGRFCDEVKVVTERLKNSPRVLPILEFVLTNPSFEVPYYVMPTARPVSKVLAGASLDAKLLAFAELAEALTEIHRQEVAHRDIKPENLFFFEGTYRFGDFGIASFPEKLALTEKNEPMGPWAFMANEMLTSPKTADPFKADVYSLAKTVWSLITEEKIPFSGQYSAVGREGLTSVGSVQGAVVEPLESLLSDCTNSKPSLRPTAAEFSARIRDVIKLQSDFRSGNTAQWAAAELDAVSGPGLVRATWETVEHIASALGVLSRRDGLNHFFFPEGGGQQISGVNVCENGSMLALTIPYSGKLILKPKRLTLERFIGKPELGYAVLETEEIAPLGASKKYATKTSEELRQIGDCDYLTDDREDDEPVNGSFGIGCERRFAKGVFVFAPTGGVYNTIDDYQGNMQALGLEGLRRLFQGYFEELTAEDAVTSMQLIPIVRLLNDSTFARAELVLEYLDIATLQQLIELDDEIAAEHKNANVNGRENILDLILEGATVAERKGQQLLASLTIERVAECLSLVNIGRKVRSPADMAESTAENIKAKHSVDYVLEKFGYSFLRKAIARFGLSVVMPTPTSTNELETRK; encoded by the coding sequence ATGGCCTTGATATCAAAGACAAGAGCGGAACTAGCGAAGGTTTCAGTGGGAGTCGAATTAGGCGAACAGCTAGGAGTCGGTGGAAACGGGGTGGTATACGCCGGCGTACATCCCACCCTTGGCGAGGTCGCCGTCAAATTTCTGCTTAACGATAACAAGAAGCGGTATGGACGATTTTGCGACGAAGTCAAGGTGGTAACGGAACGGTTGAAAAATTCTCCTCGCGTCTTGCCAATTTTAGAGTTCGTTTTAACTAATCCTTCGTTTGAAGTGCCGTATTACGTGATGCCAACCGCTCGACCGGTGTCAAAGGTTCTTGCGGGGGCATCGCTCGACGCTAAGCTGCTAGCATTTGCCGAGCTCGCCGAGGCTCTCACCGAGATACACAGGCAGGAAGTTGCGCATCGGGATATCAAACCTGAGAACTTATTTTTCTTCGAGGGCACGTATAGATTTGGCGATTTTGGAATTGCATCGTTTCCGGAAAAACTAGCCTTGACGGAAAAAAATGAGCCCATGGGACCTTGGGCTTTCATGGCGAATGAAATGCTGACCTCGCCGAAAACGGCGGACCCGTTCAAGGCCGACGTCTATAGTTTGGCCAAAACCGTGTGGTCGCTCATTACAGAGGAAAAGATTCCGTTTTCTGGACAATACAGTGCGGTCGGGCGCGAGGGACTAACCTCCGTCGGAAGCGTGCAAGGTGCTGTTGTTGAGCCGCTTGAAAGCCTGCTTAGCGACTGCACGAATTCGAAACCATCCCTTAGACCAACGGCCGCGGAGTTTTCGGCGCGAATCCGTGATGTGATTAAGCTCCAGTCTGATTTTCGCAGTGGGAATACCGCTCAGTGGGCAGCTGCTGAACTGGATGCCGTATCCGGTCCAGGGCTCGTGCGTGCAACTTGGGAGACAGTTGAACATATCGCTAGCGCCTTGGGGGTACTCTCGCGCCGGGACGGCTTAAATCACTTCTTTTTTCCGGAGGGCGGGGGGCAACAAATATCTGGCGTCAACGTCTGCGAGAACGGTTCTATGCTTGCTCTCACAATACCCTACAGTGGCAAGCTCATCTTGAAGCCGAAAAGACTAACATTGGAACGATTTATCGGAAAGCCCGAACTCGGCTACGCTGTCTTAGAAACGGAAGAGATTGCACCTCTCGGCGCCTCAAAGAAATATGCAACGAAGACGTCGGAGGAGCTACGGCAAATTGGAGACTGCGACTATTTGACGGACGACCGAGAAGATGATGAACCGGTCAATGGTTCCTTCGGAATAGGATGTGAAAGACGCTTTGCCAAAGGTGTTTTCGTTTTCGCTCCAACCGGTGGTGTCTACAACACGATAGACGACTATCAAGGAAATATGCAGGCGCTCGGCCTGGAAGGTTTGCGACGCCTATTTCAAGGCTACTTCGAAGAGTTGACCGCAGAAGATGCGGTGACCTCGATGCAATTGATACCTATAGTCCGCCTGCTCAATGACTCAACTTTCGCTCGCGCGGAACTCGTACTTGAATATTTGGACATCGCGACACTTCAGCAGCTCATAGAGCTGGATGATGAGATTGCGGCTGAACATAAGAACGCGAACGTGAACGGCCGTGAAAATATTCTTGATTTGATACTCGAGGGGGCGACCGTCGCTGAACGTAAAGGGCAGCAGTTGCTCGCTTCTTTGACAATAGAGCGGGTCGCCGAATGCCTGTCACTGGTGAACATCGGACGAAAGGTGCGTTCGCCCGCAGATATGGCGGAGAGCACAGCGGAAAACATCAAGGCAAAGCACAGCGTAGATTACGTTTTGGAAAAGTTCGGCTACTCTTTCTTGCGAAAAGCAATTGCTCGATTTGGGCTCTCGGTTGTGATGCCGACGCCGACGAGCACAAACGAGCTGGAGACAAGGAAGTGA
- a CDS encoding Mov34/MPN/PAD-1 family protein — MKLVYRVSSNRRLIIVEAAVQQMLAFRQRSWWQTEAGGVLLGRHLLDTDDVVVDEVTTPQNADRRGRFSFFRSKKHSAIAQSRWSEEESTLAYLGLWHTHPEAVPNPSGVDRQDWKKALSSDTFHGDQLFFPIVGIERIRVWSMTCDGAFYELTEEKKND; from the coding sequence ATGAAATTGGTCTACCGTGTTTCGAGCAATCGGCGCCTTATCATCGTGGAAGCAGCCGTCCAGCAGATGCTGGCGTTTCGCCAGCGCTCTTGGTGGCAGACAGAGGCCGGCGGCGTCCTTCTTGGACGGCACCTGCTCGATACTGACGATGTGGTCGTTGATGAAGTCACGACGCCGCAGAACGCGGATAGGCGCGGCCGGTTTAGCTTTTTTCGCTCGAAGAAGCACAGCGCAATCGCCCAGAGTCGCTGGTCCGAAGAAGAAAGCACGCTCGCTTATCTGGGCCTCTGGCACACCCATCCAGAGGCAGTCCCAAATCCGAGTGGGGTTGACCGCCAAGACTGGAAGAAGGCTTTGTCGTCGGACACCTTCCACGGTGACCAACTGTTTTTCCCTATAGTTGGCATTGAACGAATCCGCGTTTGGTCGATGACCTGTGACGGGGCATTTTACGAATTGACCGAGGAGAAAAAGAATGACTAG
- a CDS encoding response regulator transcription factor: protein MSSSTEPSSKPVRILLVDDHPMILAGLADTIANQPDLQVVGELDDGARVVETFEALRPDLTIMDIAMPGLDGLQALEALRQRNGHARVIMLTTLSGDHQMRRALELGAAGFLMKHSLRKDLIDAIRAVHAGHRWIPADVARTLVERLGQPNLSEREMAVLSSAAAGNGNKQIGVHLGIAEDTVKAHIRTILAKLDAHDRTHAVAIAVKRGIISL from the coding sequence GTGTCGAGCAGTACCGAACCAAGCAGCAAGCCAGTCCGCATCCTCCTCGTCGACGACCATCCGATGATCCTGGCGGGACTGGCCGACACCATCGCCAACCAGCCCGATTTGCAGGTGGTGGGCGAACTCGACGACGGCGCCCGCGTGGTGGAGACGTTCGAAGCCTTGCGGCCGGACCTGACCATCATGGACATCGCCATGCCCGGGCTGGACGGCCTGCAGGCGCTTGAAGCGCTGCGGCAGCGCAACGGCCACGCCCGCGTGATCATGCTGACCACGCTGAGCGGCGACCACCAGATGCGCCGCGCGCTCGAACTGGGCGCGGCCGGCTTCCTGATGAAACACAGCCTGCGCAAGGACTTGATCGACGCGATCCGCGCGGTGCATGCCGGCCACCGCTGGATCCCGGCCGACGTGGCGCGCACCCTGGTCGAACGGCTGGGCCAGCCGAACCTGAGCGAGCGGGAGATGGCGGTGCTGTCGAGCGCGGCGGCCGGCAACGGCAACAAGCAAATCGGCGTGCACCTCGGCATCGCCGAGGACACCGTCAAAGCCCATATCCGCACCATCCTCGCCAAGCTCGACGCGCACGACCGCACCCACGCGGTCGCCATCGCGGTCAAGCGCGGCATCATCTCCCTCTAA
- a CDS encoding SAVED domain-containing protein, with the protein MTRTQARATIPTETKNTLWIAAAGRCQFRGCNKPVSRDFLTKKRLKVGENAHIIADSPDGARGLSGLSEKLAADGSNLMLACFDCHARIDEHGKSSEYTAEQLYAMKREHEERIERIYSATGMMESLPILMAFPIGSHVPIVDIAQINYAMLENSRYTRSPKAPHIHIDKADFDVLDNVEDFWQRAEAALQNIYEQRIRPQLVDRNGPTHLTLAGFAPIPMLMKLGALLGDKTEASVLDLPSERWLWDVRPECAAPKYKFDVPNQLPREVAVVVNISGLASTPNQQMPVVEFRAEEPNRGIIRTEAHVLEFRRQFNAFLNALNAAGVRVLHIFPATPLSASVEIGRMLLPKIFEEVHAWEWQAPNWKKALRLK; encoded by the coding sequence ATGACTAGGACCCAAGCACGGGCTACTATCCCAACAGAAACCAAGAACACGTTGTGGATTGCCGCAGCGGGGCGCTGCCAATTCCGCGGCTGTAATAAGCCAGTCTCGCGGGATTTCCTTACCAAAAAAAGACTAAAAGTGGGCGAGAATGCACACATCATTGCCGACAGCCCCGATGGCGCTCGTGGCCTTTCAGGTCTTTCGGAAAAGCTGGCTGCCGACGGCAGTAATTTGATGCTTGCGTGTTTTGACTGCCATGCCCGTATCGACGAGCATGGCAAGAGCAGTGAGTACACGGCGGAACAGCTATACGCAATGAAGCGTGAGCATGAAGAGCGCATCGAGCGAATCTATAGCGCGACCGGAATGATGGAGAGTTTGCCTATTTTGATGGCGTTCCCCATTGGTTCTCACGTGCCCATTGTGGACATCGCTCAAATCAATTATGCGATGCTGGAAAACAGTCGTTACACGCGCTCGCCAAAGGCACCGCACATTCACATCGACAAAGCCGATTTTGACGTGTTAGACAACGTCGAGGATTTTTGGCAGCGTGCGGAAGCCGCGCTGCAAAACATTTACGAACAACGTATCCGCCCACAACTAGTTGATAGAAATGGGCCCACACACCTGACGCTTGCGGGATTTGCGCCGATACCGATGCTCATGAAGTTGGGCGCTCTTTTGGGCGACAAGACCGAGGCATCGGTCCTCGATTTGCCTAGTGAGCGATGGCTCTGGGATGTTAGGCCGGAGTGCGCGGCCCCGAAATATAAGTTCGATGTTCCCAACCAGCTACCGCGAGAGGTTGCGGTCGTGGTCAATATTTCTGGCCTCGCGTCGACGCCTAACCAGCAGATGCCGGTCGTCGAATTTCGTGCCGAGGAACCCAATCGCGGCATCATTCGAACCGAAGCGCACGTGCTTGAGTTCCGCCGGCAGTTCAACGCGTTTTTAAATGCTCTCAACGCCGCTGGGGTGCGAGTGCTGCACATCTTCCCGGCCACTCCGTTGAGCGCCAGTGTCGAGATTGGACGCATGCTGCTACCAAAGATTTTTGAGGAGGTGCATGCGTGGGAGTGGCAGGCGCCAAATTGGAAGAAAGCGTTGCGATTGAAGTAA